One region of Caldimonas thermodepolymerans genomic DNA includes:
- a CDS encoding TRAP transporter substrate-binding protein translates to MKLKQLVAALGIALVAAGAACAQDIKPRLIRFGYGLVEDSNQGRAVRLFAQEVEKASGGKMKVRAIGAAALGSDIQMQQALIGGAQEMMVGSTATLVGITKEMAIWDTPFLFNNAEEADAVLDGPVGQKVMDKLQDKGLVGLVYWENGFRNLTNNKQPIAKLEDLNGVKLRVMQNNVFLDSFKALGANAVPLPFSELFTALETRAVDGQENPYNTILSSKFYEVQKYLTVTNHVYSPWIVTVSKKWWDGLSKDEQKILLDAAKKSRDFERKDTREEAARALAELKAKGMQVTELSAAEVDRMRTRLSQVNASIAASVGQDLWNEVQAEIRKVRAGK, encoded by the coding sequence ATGAAACTCAAGCAACTCGTCGCGGCCCTCGGCATCGCCCTCGTCGCCGCCGGCGCGGCCTGCGCGCAGGACATCAAGCCGCGGCTGATCCGCTTCGGCTACGGCCTGGTGGAAGACTCCAACCAGGGACGCGCCGTGCGCCTGTTCGCGCAGGAAGTCGAGAAGGCCTCGGGCGGCAAGATGAAGGTGCGCGCGATCGGCGCCGCGGCGCTGGGCTCGGACATCCAGATGCAGCAGGCGCTGATCGGCGGTGCGCAGGAGATGATGGTCGGCTCCACCGCCACGCTGGTGGGCATCACCAAGGAAATGGCGATCTGGGACACGCCCTTCCTGTTCAACAACGCCGAGGAAGCCGACGCGGTGCTCGACGGCCCGGTCGGCCAGAAGGTGATGGACAAGCTCCAGGACAAGGGCCTGGTGGGCCTGGTCTACTGGGAGAACGGGTTCCGCAACCTGACCAACAACAAGCAGCCCATCGCGAAGCTGGAGGACCTCAACGGCGTCAAGCTGCGCGTGATGCAGAACAACGTGTTCCTCGACAGCTTCAAGGCGCTGGGCGCCAACGCGGTGCCGCTGCCCTTCTCGGAGCTGTTCACGGCGCTCGAGACGCGCGCGGTCGACGGCCAGGAGAACCCGTACAACACCATCCTGTCGAGCAAGTTCTACGAGGTGCAGAAGTACCTCACCGTCACCAACCACGTCTACAGCCCGTGGATCGTGACGGTCAGCAAGAAGTGGTGGGACGGCCTGTCCAAGGATGAACAGAAGATCCTGCTCGACGCGGCGAAGAAGAGCCGCGACTTCGAGCGCAAGGACACCCGCGAGGAAGCCGCCCGGGCGCTGGCCGAACTGAAGGCCAAGGGCATGCAGGTCACCGAGCTGTCCGCCGCCGAGGTCGACCGCATGCGCACCAGGCTCTCGCAGGTCAACGCGAGCATCGCGGCCAGCGTCGGCCAGGACCTCTGGAACGAGGTGCAGGCCGAGATCCGGAAGGTGCGCGCCGGCAAGTAA